One part of the Clostridium thermosuccinogenes genome encodes these proteins:
- the carA gene encoding glutamine-hydrolyzing carbamoyl-phosphate synthase small subunit has product MKAVLVLEDGTYWAGEAFGHEGEAVGEVVFNTSMTGYQEIITDPSYNGQIVAMTYPLIGNYGFNTEDNESYKPHLQGFIVKELCDSPSNWRSSISPSEFFLKNNIVGIKGIDTRALTQHIRHHGSMFGIISTECGNIDILMGRLQQKKGEKRNLVMEVTTKTTLHKSGPGKKVVVLDFGVKYNIIRSLESRGCNIYVLPAYSSYDEIMGYNPDGILLSNGPGDPTDLPSAKLTIQKLLGKKPILGICLGHQLLGLALGGTTYKLKFGHHGGNHPVKDLLTNKCYITSQNHNYALKADFNEDVTITHINVNDGTVEGFRHKSLPIISVQYHPEAAPGPADSAYVFDDFLSMMGS; this is encoded by the coding sequence ATGAAAGCAGTTTTGGTTTTGGAAGATGGAACATACTGGGCCGGTGAAGCCTTCGGACATGAAGGCGAGGCTGTAGGCGAAGTGGTTTTCAACACCAGCATGACAGGCTATCAGGAAATAATCACCGACCCTTCATATAACGGGCAGATAGTTGCTATGACCTATCCCCTCATAGGCAATTATGGCTTTAATACGGAAGATAACGAATCCTACAAGCCCCACCTGCAGGGCTTTATAGTGAAGGAACTGTGCGACTCTCCCAGCAATTGGAGAAGCAGCATCAGCCCCAGTGAATTTTTCCTGAAAAACAACATAGTGGGGATAAAAGGGATAGATACCAGGGCTTTGACCCAGCATATACGCCATCACGGAAGCATGTTCGGTATCATTTCCACCGAATGCGGCAATATAGACATACTTATGGGAAGACTGCAGCAAAAAAAGGGAGAAAAGCGCAATCTGGTCATGGAGGTTACTACCAAAACAACCCTACATAAGAGCGGTCCGGGCAAGAAAGTCGTTGTTCTCGACTTCGGAGTAAAATACAATATCATCCGGTCGCTGGAAAGCAGAGGCTGCAATATATATGTGCTTCCCGCCTACTCATCCTATGATGAAATAATGGGCTACAATCCCGACGGCATATTGCTGTCCAATGGTCCGGGAGACCCTACCGATTTGCCTTCGGCAAAACTTACGATACAAAAGCTCCTTGGAAAAAAACCGATCCTTGGGATATGCCTCGGGCATCAACTTCTGGGGCTGGCGCTGGGAGGCACCACCTATAAGCTCAAATTCGGGCACCACGGAGGCAATCATCCTGTAAAGGATCTTTTAACTAACAAATGCTATATTACTTCCCAGAATCACAATTACGCCCTCAAAGCCGATTTCAATGAGGATGTAACCATCACTCACATAAATGTAAATGACGGCACAGTAGAAGGTTTCAGGCACAAATCCTTGCCGATCATAAGCGTGCAGTACCATCCTGAGGCTGCACCCGGGCCCGCGGATTCAGCCTATGTTTTCGATGATTTCCTATCGATGATGGGTTCTTAA
- the argF gene encoding ornithine carbamoyltransferase, whose product MKHLISLYDLTVEETEEILKLSGKLKKELKQGIQHHILKGKTLGMIFSKSSTRTRVSFETGMYQLGGHALFLSSNDIQLGRGESIYDTAQVLSRYIDGIMIRTFKQSDVEDLAKYGSIPVINGLTDLMHPCQILADLFTIYEHKGTLKGLKVAYLGDGNNVANSLLHGCAKLGVNISVASPEGYKCDPQIVEEALSDAKKSGSEIVLTEDPVEAIKDADAVYTDTWVSMGQESEKEQRIKTFMPYQVNKELFSKAKEDAIFLHCLPAYRGYEVTAEVIDGPQSVIFDEAENRLHVQKAIMALLMK is encoded by the coding sequence ATGAAACATCTGATCAGCTTATATGATCTTACAGTAGAAGAAACCGAAGAAATATTAAAGCTCTCCGGGAAGCTTAAAAAGGAATTAAAGCAAGGGATACAGCACCACATTCTGAAAGGCAAAACCCTCGGCATGATTTTTTCAAAGTCATCCACCAGAACCCGTGTTTCCTTTGAAACCGGCATGTATCAGTTGGGAGGACATGCTCTGTTTCTGAGCTCCAATGATATCCAACTGGGCAGGGGCGAATCAATATATGACACCGCCCAGGTGCTTTCCCGTTATATAGACGGAATAATGATAAGAACCTTTAAGCAAAGCGATGTGGAGGATCTGGCAAAATACGGCTCCATTCCCGTCATTAACGGATTGACGGACCTGATGCATCCCTGCCAGATTTTAGCAGACTTATTCACCATATATGAACACAAGGGTACATTAAAAGGTCTGAAAGTGGCCTATTTAGGTGATGGCAACAATGTGGCCAACTCCCTCCTGCACGGTTGCGCCAAGCTGGGAGTGAACATATCGGTTGCCTCCCCCGAAGGCTATAAATGTGATCCCCAGATAGTCGAGGAAGCCCTCAGCGATGCAAAGAAGTCGGGCTCCGAAATCGTTCTGACGGAAGACCCGGTCGAAGCCATCAAAGACGCTGATGCCGTCTACACCGACACCTGGGTGAGCATGGGCCAGGAAAGTGAAAAGGAGCAAAGGATAAAGACCTTCATGCCCTATCAGGTGAACAAGGAGTTATTCTCCAAAGCAAAGGAAGATGCGATTTTCCTCCACTGCCTGCCGGCATACAGAGGTTATGAAGTGACCGCCGAAGTCATCGACGGACCCCAGTCCGTTATATTTGATGAAGCGGAAAACAGGCTCCATGTGCAAAAAGCAATAATGGCTTTGTTAATGAAATAG
- the carB gene encoding carbamoyl-phosphate synthase large subunit — MPKRNDINKVLVIGSGPIIIGQAAEFDYSGTQACKALKEEGIEVVLINSNPATIMTDKETADKVYIEPITLDFVKKIIMKEKPDGILASLGGQTGLNMAVQLAEDGILDEMGIQLLGTSLNSIKKAEDRELFKNTMQEIGEKVPHSKIVTNIADAEAFAEETGFPIIIRPAYTLGGTGGGIAHNMEEFRYICGTGLKLSMIGQVLLEQSVAGWKEIEYEVIRDGADNCIIICNMENFDPVGVHTGDSIVVAPSQTLSNVEYQMLRSASIKIIRALEIKGGCNIQFALNPESFEYVVIEVNPRVSRSSALASKATGYPIARVAAKIAIGLNLDEIKNSVTKNTYACFEPSLDYVVVKVPRWPFDKFTTADRSLGTQMKATGEVMAIGRTFEEALLKAIDSLDVKGNYQLGLSLFENMSKDELLKYIKQPNDQRIFAICKALQKGISAHDIISMTKIDAFFIKKLEKIVKLAEEVKNSGIAWLDYDLYSRAKKIGFGDSYIANLANVPLDEILELRNKFPINPVYKLVDTCAGEFEAVTPYYYSTYEGKDDVIVSDRKKVLVIGSGPIRIGQGIEFDYCSVHSVEALKELGIESIIINNNPETVSTDFDTSDKLFFEPLTKECVLDIIEKEKPIGIIVQFGGQTAINLAGTLHKEGVRILGTSVESIDISEDRDKFLKLLTDLDIPMPEGKTAFLPGQARAIANEIGYPVLVRPSYVLGGRAMEIVYDDESLDEYMSLAVDISEKHPILIDKYINGREIEVDGICDGEDVLIPGIMEHVERAGVHSGDSIAIYPPRDLPQQVKDTIVDYTVRLAKALKIIGLFNIQFVLDKDGKVYVIEVNPRASRTVPIMSKITGIPMVNLATKLIMGGKLKSLGYKPGLAEESEFIAVKAPVFSFSKLTTVDTFLGPEMKSTGEVMGVAKDYNTALYKAFLATGMKIPAGGNVLLSVAERDRDECIEIAKKLLKLNFKISATEDSYEYLLEAGINATLVPDDRILDAIKSDKIELIINTPTKGKMPSKLGFLLRRTAMEYNVPCITSLDTTEALLQVIGHISDGKDTEVYSLDEYSTFESH; from the coding sequence ATGCCGAAAAGAAATGACATAAACAAAGTCCTTGTCATAGGCTCCGGCCCGATAATAATCGGCCAGGCTGCGGAATTTGACTATTCCGGAACTCAGGCCTGCAAGGCTCTGAAGGAAGAAGGCATAGAAGTTGTGCTGATAAACAGCAACCCGGCAACCATTATGACCGATAAGGAGACTGCCGACAAGGTATATATAGAACCTATAACTCTGGACTTCGTTAAAAAGATAATAATGAAGGAAAAGCCCGACGGAATCCTGGCTTCCCTCGGAGGGCAGACAGGCCTTAATATGGCCGTGCAGCTGGCTGAGGACGGAATACTGGATGAGATGGGAATCCAACTCCTGGGCACGTCGCTCAATTCCATAAAAAAAGCGGAAGACCGGGAGCTTTTCAAAAATACCATGCAGGAAATCGGTGAAAAGGTGCCTCATAGCAAAATTGTAACCAATATCGCCGATGCCGAAGCCTTTGCTGAAGAAACAGGCTTCCCCATCATAATCCGTCCCGCCTATACTCTGGGCGGCACCGGCGGAGGCATCGCCCACAACATGGAAGAATTCAGGTATATATGCGGCACGGGTTTAAAGCTCAGCATGATAGGTCAGGTTCTGCTGGAGCAGAGCGTGGCCGGCTGGAAGGAAATTGAATATGAAGTGATAAGGGACGGAGCGGACAACTGCATCATAATTTGTAACATGGAAAACTTCGATCCCGTGGGAGTCCACACTGGCGACAGCATAGTAGTGGCACCCAGCCAGACCTTATCCAACGTCGAGTACCAGATGCTTCGTTCGGCATCTATAAAAATAATCCGTGCCTTGGAGATAAAAGGCGGATGCAACATTCAGTTTGCATTGAATCCTGAAAGCTTCGAATATGTGGTAATCGAAGTCAATCCGAGGGTCAGCCGGTCCAGCGCTCTGGCATCCAAAGCCACCGGCTATCCCATTGCAAGGGTAGCCGCCAAGATAGCTATCGGCCTTAACCTGGATGAGATCAAAAATTCAGTGACAAAGAATACCTATGCCTGCTTCGAGCCATCTCTGGACTATGTGGTGGTTAAGGTTCCCCGGTGGCCTTTTGATAAATTCACCACTGCCGACAGAAGCCTTGGCACCCAGATGAAGGCCACAGGAGAAGTAATGGCCATAGGAAGGACCTTCGAAGAAGCCCTTTTGAAAGCCATTGACTCGCTGGATGTAAAGGGCAACTACCAGTTGGGTTTAAGCCTGTTTGAAAATATGTCAAAGGACGAATTGCTAAAATACATAAAGCAGCCTAACGATCAAAGGATTTTTGCCATATGCAAGGCCCTTCAGAAGGGCATAAGCGCTCATGATATCATAAGCATGACAAAGATAGACGCTTTCTTTATAAAGAAGCTGGAAAAGATAGTTAAACTGGCGGAAGAAGTTAAAAACTCCGGCATAGCATGGCTTGATTATGACCTGTACTCCAGGGCAAAGAAAATAGGCTTCGGGGATTCCTACATAGCCAACCTGGCCAATGTGCCCTTGGATGAAATCCTGGAGCTCAGGAATAAATTCCCGATCAACCCGGTTTACAAGCTTGTTGATACCTGCGCCGGTGAGTTTGAAGCCGTCACCCCCTACTATTATTCCACCTATGAGGGAAAGGATGATGTCATCGTTTCAGACCGGAAGAAGGTGCTGGTCATCGGTTCCGGCCCCATACGCATCGGTCAGGGCATAGAATTTGACTACTGCAGCGTGCATTCAGTGGAAGCGTTAAAAGAGCTGGGCATTGAATCGATAATCATAAACAACAATCCTGAAACTGTGAGCACAGATTTTGACACTTCGGATAAGCTGTTCTTTGAGCCTCTTACCAAGGAATGCGTGCTGGATATTATTGAAAAGGAAAAGCCCATTGGAATAATAGTTCAGTTCGGCGGACAAACAGCTATAAACCTTGCCGGTACGCTGCATAAGGAAGGCGTGAGGATTCTCGGAACCAGCGTTGAAAGCATTGACATATCGGAAGACAGGGATAAATTCCTCAAGCTGCTCACTGATCTTGATATACCCATGCCGGAAGGAAAAACGGCTTTCCTGCCCGGGCAGGCCAGGGCCATTGCCAACGAAATAGGCTATCCGGTGTTGGTCAGACCCTCCTATGTTCTTGGAGGAAGGGCGATGGAGATAGTATATGACGACGAATCCCTGGATGAATACATGAGCCTTGCTGTGGATATATCCGAAAAGCATCCCATACTCATCGACAAGTATATAAACGGCAGGGAAATTGAAGTGGATGGAATATGTGACGGAGAAGATGTACTGATTCCAGGCATCATGGAGCATGTTGAAAGGGCCGGCGTCCACTCCGGCGACAGCATAGCCATATATCCGCCAAGGGACCTGCCACAGCAGGTTAAGGATACAATAGTTGATTATACGGTGCGGTTGGCTAAGGCTCTTAAGATTATAGGGCTGTTTAACATACAGTTTGTCCTCGATAAGGACGGCAAGGTTTATGTAATAGAGGTAAATCCAAGGGCAAGCCGTACTGTGCCCATAATGAGCAAAATAACAGGAATACCCATGGTAAACCTGGCAACAAAGCTGATCATGGGCGGCAAGCTGAAATCCCTTGGCTACAAGCCAGGCCTTGCCGAAGAATCGGAATTTATAGCGGTAAAAGCTCCGGTATTCTCCTTTTCGAAGCTCACTACCGTGGACACATTCTTAGGTCCGGAGATGAAATCCACCGGTGAGGTCATGGGCGTGGCCAAGGATTATAACACTGCGCTGTATAAAGCCTTCCTGGCTACCGGCATGAAAATTCCCGCTGGAGGAAATGTACTGCTTTCGGTGGCCGAAAGGGACAGGGATGAATGCATCGAAATTGCAAAAAAGCTTCTTAAGCTGAACTTTAAAATATCAGCCACCGAAGATTCTTATGAATACCTTCTGGAGGCTGGTATTAACGCGACCCTGGTGCCGGATGACAGGATACTGGATGCCATAAAAAGCGACAAAATAGAGCTGATAATAAATACGCCCACCAAGGGAAAAATGCCTTCAAAGCTTGGCTTTTTGCTTCGGAGGACCGCTATGGAATACAATGTTCCCTGCATAACCTCCCTGGATACGACGGAAGCATTGCTCCAGGTAATCGGGCATATATCAGACGGCAAGGATACGGAAGTCTATTCCCTGGATGAATATTCTACTTTCGAAAGCCACTAG
- the argC gene encoding N-acetyl-gamma-glutamyl-phosphate reductase, with protein sequence MIKVGVIGATGYVGIEIVRLLQNHPQAEVTVAVSQSFVGQKISDVYPSLRNICDIECQDLNMDAIYDKADVFITALPHGISKEVIPYLLEKGKRVIDHSGDFRYKSVEVYEKWYKLKHEMPELLNEAVYGLPELYRDQIKNARLVANPGCYPTCSILGIAPLLANDIIDTKNIIIDAVSGVSGAGRKTDLPYQFCECDENFKAYGVATHRHTSEIEQELSFIAGEEILISFTPHLAPIKRGMLCTTYANLKKDISTSELLDLYKKHYDGEFFVRVLGEGKLPEVKYVAGSNFIDIGLVVDKRLNRVIVLSALDNLMKGAAGQAVQDLNIMYGIPEQTGLSAPGLYL encoded by the coding sequence ATGATCAAAGTAGGAGTAATAGGGGCTACAGGCTATGTAGGCATCGAGATTGTGAGGCTGCTTCAAAACCATCCCCAGGCAGAAGTGACAGTGGCAGTTTCGCAGAGCTTTGTCGGTCAGAAAATTTCCGATGTCTATCCCAGCTTAAGAAATATATGTGATATTGAATGCCAGGACTTAAATATGGATGCCATATATGACAAGGCGGACGTGTTCATAACCGCACTTCCCCACGGTATATCCAAGGAAGTGATACCATATTTGCTGGAAAAAGGTAAAAGAGTCATCGATCACAGCGGAGATTTCAGATACAAATCCGTAGAAGTATATGAAAAATGGTATAAGTTAAAGCATGAGATGCCGGAGCTCTTAAACGAGGCAGTATACGGCCTTCCTGAGCTGTACAGGGACCAGATTAAAAACGCCCGGCTGGTAGCAAATCCCGGATGCTATCCTACCTGCTCAATACTGGGCATCGCACCCCTTTTAGCCAATGACATCATTGATACTAAAAACATCATAATTGATGCGGTATCGGGGGTTTCCGGAGCCGGAAGAAAGACAGATCTTCCCTATCAGTTCTGCGAATGTGATGAGAACTTCAAAGCTTACGGCGTTGCCACTCACAGGCATACCTCCGAGATAGAGCAGGAGCTGTCGTTTATTGCCGGGGAAGAAATCCTGATATCCTTCACTCCCCATCTGGCTCCCATTAAGAGAGGCATGCTGTGCACCACCTATGCTAATTTGAAAAAGGATATATCCACTTCCGAACTGCTGGATCTATATAAAAAGCACTATGATGGAGAGTTCTTTGTAAGGGTTCTTGGGGAGGGAAAACTCCCTGAAGTGAAATATGTAGCCGGCTCAAACTTCATAGATATAGGGCTGGTAGTGGATAAAAGGCTGAACAGGGTGATCGTTCTCTCAGCTTTGGATAACCTGATGAAAGGCGCTGCCGGTCAGGCGGTTCAGGATCTCAACATTATGTATGGAATTCCGGAGCAAACCGGACTTTCGGCTCCGGGACTGTATCTATAA
- a CDS encoding ABC transporter ATP-binding protein codes for MASLKLKNVYKRYDGGVVAVNDFNLDIEDKEFIILVGPSGCGKTTTLRMIAGLEEITEGEIYIGDRLVNDVQPKDRDIAMVFQNYALYPHMTVFDNMAFGLKLRKTPKDEIKRRVHEAAKILDIEHLLDRKPKALSGGQRQRVALGRAIVREPKVFLMDEPLSNLDAKLRVQMRTEISKLHQKLQTTIIYVTHDQVEAMTMGTRIVVMKDGVIQQVDTPQALYERPANLFVAGFIGSPPMNFINATVEKRGQEIHLLFGKEDIKLPEGKAKKLEGTDYIGKEVVMGIRPEDIHDEPAYIEQMPDNAVEATVSVVEMLGAETLLYLTINDTDFTARVNPRTKARTNDVIKVVFDANKIHLFDKETERVIMN; via the coding sequence ATGGCAAGTTTAAAGCTGAAGAATGTTTACAAGAGATATGATGGTGGGGTTGTCGCAGTAAACGACTTCAATCTTGACATCGAAGATAAGGAGTTTATCATACTTGTCGGACCATCTGGATGTGGTAAAACAACTACACTCAGAATGATTGCAGGATTGGAGGAAATCACCGAAGGTGAAATTTACATCGGTGACAGGCTGGTAAATGACGTACAGCCTAAAGACAGAGACATAGCGATGGTTTTCCAGAACTACGCTTTGTATCCTCACATGACAGTATTCGACAACATGGCATTTGGACTTAAACTGAGAAAGACTCCTAAGGACGAAATAAAGAGAAGAGTTCACGAAGCAGCTAAGATTCTCGACATAGAACATCTTCTTGACAGAAAGCCGAAGGCTCTGTCCGGTGGTCAGAGACAGAGGGTTGCATTGGGTCGTGCTATAGTTCGTGAACCAAAAGTGTTCCTGATGGACGAACCGTTATCCAACCTCGATGCTAAATTAAGAGTACAGATGAGAACTGAGATAAGCAAGCTGCATCAGAAACTGCAGACAACTATCATATACGTTACCCACGACCAGGTAGAAGCTATGACAATGGGTACAAGAATAGTTGTTATGAAGGATGGAGTTATCCAACAGGTTGATACTCCTCAGGCTCTGTATGAGAGACCTGCTAATCTGTTCGTTGCAGGATTTATTGGAAGCCCGCCGATGAACTTCATCAATGCTACTGTTGAAAAGCGCGGTCAGGAAATCCACCTGCTGTTCGGCAAGGAAGATATCAAACTTCCCGAAGGCAAAGCTAAGAAGCTTGAAGGTACCGACTATATCGGTAAAGAAGTTGTTATGGGTATCAGACCTGAAGATATTCATGATGAACCAGCTTACATTGAGCAGATGCCTGATAACGCTGTTGAAGCTACAGTATCCGTTGTTGAAATGCTGGGTGCCGAAACCCTCCTTTATTTGACGATCAACGACACTGACTTTACTGCAAGGGTTAACCCGAGAACAAAGGCTAGAACCAACGATGTTATAAAAGTTGTATTCGATGCAAATAAGATTCATCTCTTTGATAAGGAAACAGAAAGAGTAATAATGAACTAA
- the argB gene encoding acetylglutamate kinase, which translates to METIIKKAQILIEALPYIQKLAGKTVVIKYGGNAMISDELKNSVMEDITLLKYIGLNPVVVHGGGPDINKALDKLNIKSEFVNGLRVTDAKTMEVAQMVLVGKTNKEIVSLLNKKGGKAIGLCGIDGNLIECEQYKPDIDGKETDIGYVGKITRINSKVIELIAKDEYIPVIAPIGVGPDGQSYNINADTVAGEIAIALKAEKLMLLTDVEGVKTASDGEVLSALTVSEVHQLIEKKVINGGMVPKVLGCVEALENGVGRTHIIDGRIPHCILLEIFTNKGIGTMIMKEKVLYHSGEKL; encoded by the coding sequence ATGGAGACGATAATCAAAAAAGCACAAATATTAATAGAAGCGCTTCCATATATTCAAAAGCTCGCCGGGAAAACCGTAGTGATAAAATACGGCGGAAATGCCATGATCAGTGATGAGCTAAAAAACTCAGTGATGGAGGACATCACTCTTCTTAAATATATCGGTCTTAATCCCGTTGTCGTCCATGGAGGAGGGCCGGATATCAACAAAGCTCTTGACAAGCTCAATATAAAAAGCGAATTCGTTAACGGATTGAGGGTCACTGATGCCAAGACTATGGAAGTTGCCCAGATGGTTTTGGTGGGAAAAACCAACAAAGAGATAGTGTCCCTGCTCAATAAAAAGGGCGGAAAAGCCATCGGACTTTGCGGAATCGACGGGAATCTCATAGAGTGTGAGCAGTACAAGCCGGATATCGACGGCAAAGAAACTGATATAGGCTATGTAGGCAAGATAACCCGGATCAATTCCAAGGTCATTGAACTGATTGCAAAAGACGAGTACATACCGGTCATCGCGCCGATAGGCGTAGGCCCGGATGGTCAAAGCTACAACATAAATGCCGACACCGTAGCCGGAGAGATAGCCATCGCTCTGAAGGCAGAAAAGCTCATGCTCTTAACCGACGTAGAAGGTGTTAAAACAGCCAGCGACGGCGAAGTGCTGTCCGCACTGACCGTCAGCGAGGTTCACCAGCTGATTGAAAAGAAAGTCATAAACGGAGGCATGGTGCCTAAAGTCCTGGGCTGTGTGGAAGCCCTGGAAAACGGTGTGGGAAGGACCCATATCATAGACGGAAGGATACCCCATTGCATCCTCCTGGAGATATTCACCAACAAGGGTATCGGTACGATGATAATGAAGGAAAAAGTCCTCTACCACAGCGGCGAAAAGCTCTGA
- a CDS encoding GNAT family N-acetyltransferase, with product MNYSFIIRRATIEDAGAIKSIIEESFKKYMEVTGLEGTMEALEESIDVIKKDIESKEVYIALIDDVPVGTIRIQFLPDNTAYISRFGVRLDYHNIGIGKALMSLADKVIKARGVRRVYLHTAAKHKDLVRFYYGRGFYIDSTTKDRGYVRALMVKEY from the coding sequence ATGAACTATTCATTTATTATCAGACGAGCTACAATTGAAGATGCCGGTGCCATTAAGAGCATTATAGAAGAATCCTTTAAAAAATATATGGAAGTCACAGGGTTGGAAGGAACAATGGAAGCCCTGGAGGAAAGCATTGATGTTATAAAAAAGGATATTGAAAGCAAGGAAGTTTACATAGCTTTAATCGATGATGTCCCTGTGGGCACGATAAGAATTCAATTTTTGCCGGACAACACCGCATATATAAGCAGATTCGGAGTACGGCTCGATTACCACAATATCGGTATCGGCAAAGCTTTGATGAGCCTTGCCGACAAGGTGATAAAAGCCCGGGGCGTCCGCAGGGTTTATCTGCATACGGCTGCAAAACATAAGGATCTCGTGCGTTTTTATTATGGCCGTGGCTTTTATATAGATTCTACCACCAAGGATAGAGGTTATGTACGGGCGCTTATGGTGAAGGAGTATTAG
- a CDS encoding acetylornithine transaminase, whose product MKLNEIIEMDKKYYMNTFGSRTPACFVQGKGINLWDTDGKKYYDFLGGIAVNALGHCHPALVSAISRQASELMHCSNLYYIEPQAKLAKLLVENSCADRVFFANSGAEANEGAIKLARAYFKKKGMPGKYEIITLKNSFHGRTMTTTAATGQDKYHKPYEPLTPGFIHVPLNDRDALQKAIKFSTCAIMMEPIQGESGVNPATKDYMQFVRDLCDKHGLLLILDEVQTGLGRTGKLFGYEHFEVEPDIFTLAKALGGGFPIGALCAKEHVASAFEPGDHGSTFGGNPLACTAGLTTLSIILEEKLAENAENVGNYFFEKLSGLSRKYSQIAEIRGTGLMIGVEFTGGIAKEVKDKLFESGYLVGSVGTKVLRLLPPLILTKPDVDGFIEALDKILCGMQ is encoded by the coding sequence ATGAAGCTCAATGAGATAATTGAAATGGATAAAAAGTATTATATGAATACTTTTGGCAGCAGAACACCTGCATGCTTTGTTCAGGGAAAAGGAATAAACCTGTGGGATACCGATGGCAAAAAATACTATGATTTTCTAGGGGGTATTGCGGTAAACGCCCTGGGACATTGCCACCCTGCCCTGGTCTCCGCCATAAGCCGGCAAGCATCTGAATTGATGCACTGCTCCAATTTATACTACATTGAACCCCAGGCAAAGCTGGCTAAGCTGCTGGTGGAAAACTCCTGCGCCGACAGGGTGTTCTTTGCCAACAGCGGTGCCGAAGCCAACGAAGGAGCTATTAAGCTGGCAAGAGCATATTTCAAAAAGAAAGGTATGCCGGGAAAATATGAGATCATCACCCTTAAAAATTCCTTTCACGGAAGGACAATGACCACTACAGCCGCCACAGGCCAGGATAAATACCACAAACCATACGAACCTCTGACGCCAGGCTTTATTCATGTACCCTTAAACGACAGGGATGCGCTGCAGAAGGCTATTAAATTTTCCACCTGTGCAATAATGATGGAACCCATCCAGGGAGAAAGCGGAGTCAACCCTGCCACAAAAGATTATATGCAATTTGTGCGTGACCTGTGCGACAAGCATGGCCTCCTTTTAATCCTGGACGAGGTGCAGACAGGTCTGGGGCGCACCGGAAAGCTGTTTGGATACGAGCATTTCGAAGTGGAACCGGATATATTCACCCTGGCAAAAGCTCTGGGCGGAGGATTCCCTATCGGGGCCTTATGTGCAAAGGAGCATGTAGCCAGCGCTTTCGAGCCTGGGGACCACGGCTCCACCTTTGGCGGAAACCCCCTCGCCTGCACTGCCGGTTTGACAACGTTAAGCATCATCCTTGAGGAAAAGTTGGCAGAGAACGCAGAAAACGTCGGCAATTACTTTTTTGAAAAGCTCTCCGGACTTTCCCGGAAATATTCACAAATCGCAGAGATAAGGGGAACCGGGCTTATGATCGGTGTGGAATTCACCGGCGGTATTGCAAAAGAAGTGAAGGATAAACTGTTCGAAAGCGGTTATCTGGTCGGAAGCGTAGGCACCAAAGTCTTGAGACTCCTTCCTCCGCTCATACTCACAAAGCCGGATGTAGACGGCTTCATAGAAGCATTGGACAAAATTTTATGCGGCATGCAATAA